GCTCCAGGGGCCGGACCAGGAGGTCCTGCCGGCCTACGTGAACCACAAGGTCTCCGTCAGCGGGTTGATCCGCAAGACGACCAACCACGGCGGCGTGGTGGACGTGCGCAAGTACTCCGCCAAGAAGCCGGAGGCCGAGGTGGTGGAGGCGCCCCCCGCGGACACCGAGCCGCGGCTGCGCTACCTGTCGCCCGGCGAGGTCTCCATGGTGACGGCGGCCGGCATGGGCGCGGGCATCAAGGGCTTCGCGGCGGTGCGCGGCAACCTCGAGATGACGGGCGAGGAGTTCGTGCTCGTCGTGTCCAACGGCGGCACCCGTCAGCAGGTCTCGTTCCTCATCGAGGGCAAGGCCGCGGTGAAGGGGCTGCGCAAGTTCGTGGGCCACACGCTGCAGGTCATGGGCGTGGTGGACAAGACGTCGGGTTGGGGTGGCCGCATCGGCGCGGAGAACGTGGAGCCCCGTCCGTCCGAGGCGCGCGCGGTCTCTCGCGACGAGATGGAGCTGGTCCACATCGAGGGCGAGGTGCCCACGAGCGTGGACGTGAAGCTCAACCACGGCCTCACCGTGCGCCTGCCCGAGCAGCCGGGCTTCACCTGGGCCATCGAGCCGACCGCCGCCAAGCGCGTGGGTCTGCGCGAGGCCAACTTCGAGCCGGGTCCCAATGGGGGACCGGCCACCCGCGAGTTCTTCTTCACCCCCCGCAACCCGGGGACATCCGAGGTGGAGTTCTTCCTGGCCAAGGCGCTCGCGCCGGGCCTGGTGGATCGCTCCTTCAAGATCAACGTCACGGTCAAGCCCTGAAAGTCGCTTCCCGGAGGAGGACTCCGGGAAGCAGTCGGTCGCCGGGGGGTTCCCGCCCGGCCGCTTCGGGCTTACCCGTTCCCGTAGCGGCCGAGCCGCGACCCCACCGTGAGCATTCCTCCCGACCTTCTCCAGCAGATTCTTTCCGACGCAGACCACCCGCTGGGCATCAAGGAGCTCCTGCGACTCGCGGGCCTGCATCCTGGCCAGCAGACCGAGCTCAAGCGCGCCCTGCGCGAGCTGGTCCGACAAGGCGCCATCGTCAAGGAGGGCAAGCGCTTCCTGCGCCCCGGCCCCCGTCGTGACGAGGCCGTGCGTCCTCCTCCCGCGGTCCATGAACAAGCGCTCCCGGACGCGCCCCCTCGCTTCGGAAAGGCGCACTCGAACGAGTCGCGCGCCCGCTTCCAGGGGCATGGAGGGCGCGGCCAGGAGGGCGGCGGTTTCCAGGGCCGGGGTCCCGCGCCACGCGGTGCCCGCGACGCCGGACGCCAGGGGGGTGGCCGGCGCGACGAGTGGCGTGAGCGCTCCGGACAGCGAGGCCGGCGGGAGCGGCGCTTCGGCGAGGTGCTCGACACGGTGGAGGGCATCCTCCACGTGCATCAAAATGGCTTCGGCTTCGTGCACCCGGTGTCGGGCGAGGGCGAGAACATCTTCCTGCCGCCCGGCGAGGCGCAGCGCGCGCTCGACAACGACAGGGTGGTGGTGGAGGTCGCGGGGCGGCCCGGACGGTACGAGGGCCGGCTGGTGCAGGTGGTGGACCGACGCCGCGAGCTGGCGGTGGGCGTCTACACCGCGCACGGGCGCCACGCGCTGGTGCTGCCGACGGACACCAGCCTGCCAGGCCCCATCCGCGTGCCCTTCACCCAGATGGCCCAGGAGGGCGACCTGGTGAAGGTGCGCCTGGGCGTGGGCGCGAACCTGTTGGATCCGGGGCGTGGGCTGATCGGCGAGGTGGCCGGCTCGCTCGGCAAGCCCGGCACGCCGAGCTCCGAGGTGATTGGCATCGCCTACTCGCAGGGCTTCTCGGACGAGTTCCCTCCAGAGGTCATGGACGAGGCGGACCGCTACGCCGTGACCGTGTCCGAGGACGAGGCGCGCGGCGAGCAGCGCAGGGATTTGCGGGCGATGGCGCTGGTCACCATCGACGGCGAGGACGCGCGCGACTTCGACGACGCGGTGTACGTGGAGGAGCAGCCGGGTGGCTGGCGGCTGGTGGTGGCCATCGCGGACGTGACGCACTACGTGCGCGAGCGCAGCGCGCTGGACACCGAGGCGCTCCGGCGCGCGACGTCCGTGTACCTGCCGGACCGCGTGCTGCCGATGCTCCCGGAGCGGTTGAGCAACGGCATCTGCTCGCTGCGTCCCGACGAGGACCGGCTGTGCATGGTGGCGGACATGACGTTCGACACCCAGGGCCAGCGGCGCTCCTCCACGCTGTACCCGGCGGTGATGCGCAGCCAGGCGCGGTGCACGTACAACGAGGTGCAGGACGTCCTCGAAGGCAAGGACGTGCCGCACCGCAACGCCTTCAAGCCGCACTTCGAGCGGATGATGTCGCTGGCGCGGGCGCTGATGAAGATGCGCAAGGCGCGCGGCGCCATCGACTTCGACCTGCCCGAGCACAAGGTGGTCGTGGGCAAGGACGGCCTGCCCGAGCGCATGGACAAGCGCGAGCGCAAGGACAGCCACCGGCTCATCGAGGAGTGCATGCTCGCCGCGAACGAGGCGGTGGCGCGCTTCTTCCAGGACGAGGGGCTGCCCACGGTGTACCGGTTCCACGGCGAGCCGGACGAGGAGAAGCTGGCGGCCTTCGCCGCGCTGGCGCAGGCGTACGGCTTCAAGCTGCGCTTCGAGGACGGGGTGTCGTCGAAGGAGCTGGACGCGTTCATCAGCCAGCTGGCGGGCCACCCGGAGCAGCGGGCGCTGAACCAGCTGCTGCTGCGCTCGATGATGCAGGCCGTGTACACGGCCTCGAAGGTGGGGCACTACGGGCTCGCGGCCGAGCACTACCTGCACTTCACCTCGCCCATCCGGCGCTACCCGGACCTGTTGGTGCACCGGCTGCTGAAGGCCCACTGGGCGCGGCAGGGCCGCAAGCCTTCTGAGGCCGTGCTCGAGCGCGAGGAGGAGAAGCTCGAGGACATGGCGATGCAGTGCTCGGATCGCGAGCGCGCGGCCATGCAGGTGGAGCGCGAGGTGGTCTCCTTCTACGCGGCCCTGATGATGAAGGACCGCATCGGCGAGGAGTTCGCGGCCACCATCGCGGCCATCACCGACTTCGGCTTCTTCGTCGAGCTGGACGAGGTGCACGTCGAGGGGCTGGTGAAGGCGGAGACGCTGGGGCTGGGCTCGAAGCTGGACAAGCAGACGCACGCGCTGGTGTACCCGAACGGGCGCCGCGTCCGCGTGGGCCAGAAGCTGCGCGTGCGTCTGCTGTCGGCGAACCCGACGGCGCGCAAGATTGACTTCGAGGCGCTCCAGTTCGACGGCGAGGCGCAGCTGGCGCGCCGTGAGGGCGGGACGTCCTCGCACCGTCGTCCCGAGCGCCGCGAGCAGGTGGCGCACGGCAAGCACCGGACCGATCGGCCGGGGCGCTGGGAGCGCGACGAGAAGAAGCAGGGCTCCGCCCGTGGCTGGGCAGCCCGCGAGGAGCCCGCGAGTCCCCGTGGTCGGTTCGTGAGGGAAGGGCGCCGCGAGGAGCAGCCCGCGCGGGGCGAGGAGCAGCCCAAGCAGCCCTGGCGCGACGAGTCCGCGAACAAGCCTCGCGAAGGCAGTGCCGAGCACCAGGGGCACGGAGAGAAGCGTCGGGTCTTCATGCGGCCCGAGCAGCAGGGCGTCGAGGCGCGAGTCGAACAGCCAGTGGAGCAGGTGTCCCCGACCGTGAAGGAGTGGGAGGTGCCTTCCGCTCCCGAGGCGACGGGCGGCTCGCCGCATCCTGGTTTCGACAGGCTCCGGGCCTTGGCTTCGCAGGGGCAGCGTGGCGGCGGTTCCGGCGGTGCCAAGGGTGGGCGTCCGCACGCGCCGCAGAAGCATGGGCACGGTGGGAAGCCCGCGTCGAAGGACGCACGCTTCCACAACAACCGGCCTCCGCCGAAGTTCGAGCCGCCGAAGCCTCGTGAGGAGACGGATGCCGCGTTCTCTCCCGAGAACTGGCAGCCCTCCGTTCCCGCCGAGCCTCCCGCGAAGCCCGCGGTGGCGCGTGAGTCGTATGTGGAGCCGCCGGCTCGTGTGACGCAGGAGGTGGTGTTGACCGCGGAGCCCGTGGTGACGGCCTCTGCGGAGGCGGGTTCCCGCACCGTGGCGCCGCCTGTTTCGCAGGTTCGTCCCTCGGACGTGATGGACGCGGAGGTCGTGGGAGAAGCGCCCGCGAAGAAGCGCTCACCGCGTGCGAAGACGAAGCGCGAGTCCTCCACCGCGAGCACGCGGAAGACCGCCAGCAAGCCCGCAGCCACGGCCACGAAGAAGTCCGCGAAGAAGCCCGTGGTCGCGAAGAAGCCCATGGCCGCGAAGAAGGCGCCCAAGGTGAAGGCCGCCAAGGCCAAGACGACGACGCCCAAGTCGAAGCCCGCGAAGGCCAAGGCGACGACGCTCAAGTCGAAGCCCGCGAAGGCCAAGGTCGTGCCCGCGAAGGCCAGGACGGCGCGGGCTCCGACGAAGGCCGTCGCGAAGAAGGGCAAGAAGGCCGCGTCCGCGAGCAAGTCTCGCGGCACGAGCAAGCCTCGGACGAAGCGTTGAGCGCAGGTGCCGCGCGCGCGAGCGACAGTCGCTCGCCGCGCGGTGTGGGGCAGGTGGGCCACACGATGTGGGGTGCGCCCCCCTGAATCCACGCGGCGACAACTGTGACGGCAGCACTTGCTCCCAGGTGACTCCGTGCGAGCGCCCCATGGCATGTCACTTGCCTTGAGGGTGCGGACACACGAGGCGTGTGCGCACAGTCATCTTGTCGAGGAGTGGAGCATGCGAGCAGTCCGGCCGGGCCGACGTTCGTCACCTTGGATTCTCTTCCTCGCGCTCGGTGTCGCGAGCGTGCTCACGGGCTGTTCATCGGATGATCCGGCCGAGGGGAACCCCAATCCCGACGCGGGCGTGAGCGCCGACGGTGGCACGGGCTCCGACGCGGGCGGTACTCCCGACGCGGGTCCATCCGGCTCCGACGGTGGTTCGTCCACGACGGATGGTGGACCGCGCCCGCTGCCTCCATTCACTTGGGGCCGCGGGCCCGAGACGGGCTCCATCTCGGGAGATGTGTGGACGCCCGGACGTGACTCGACGGGGTTGGTGAACGAGGCGTCATGGGCGCTGGTTCCCAAGGGCCGTTGGATTGAAGTCGCGGGGACGCCGCTCACCACGCTCGACGCGGACGTCAAGGCCGCGCTCCCGGGCTACAGGGATTTGGGCTCGCAAGGCCTCGCCGGCGTCATCAACGCGTACTCGGGCATCGCGCTGGATGCGCCGAGGGCGCGGTGGTGGGCCTTCGGCGGAGGTCATGCCGACAGCTCCAACAACGGCCTGTATCGCTTCGACATGGCGCAGATGCGCTGGAGCATCGAGCAGTTGCCGGACAACTCGGCCCACTGGACGAACGTCCCCTGGGGCAACACGTACAGCGGCTATCCACCCGCCGAGGCGTACGCCAAGGCGCATCCGGACAGCGACGTCTACTCGGACGAGTTCTTCGACCCGGACCGTCCCGCCGCGTCGACGCGCAACCCCACCGCGCGCCACACGTACAACGGGCTCGTCTACAACCCGGACCTGGACGAGGTGGCCACCGGCATCCGCCGCATGTGGCGCTACAGCCTGAAGACGCGCGCCTGGACGCGCCACAACCCATTCAACACGCCGGGAGCCTCCTATGACGGCTCGAAGGGCTACGGTGGCGGCGCCGGCTGGACGTTCTACGACGAGGTGCGCGGGCGCTACATGTTCGGCCCCACGGAGAACTACAACTATTCGCAGTGGTGGTCTTTCGGCATCGAGGACAAGTCCTGGAAGTGGGAGGTCGTCACGCCGCCCGCCTGGCACTTCGCGCAGATGGTCCGGGTAGGCCGCGTCCTCGTGAGCTTCCCGGCGCCGGGGCACGAGGAGCCGCGCGACGTGCACATCCCCAGGCTCATCACCTACGACATGGACACCACGAAGTGGAACGACATCCCGCTGCAGAGCGACATCGTTCGCGCGCGCTGCTACAGCGAATACTTCGAGGGCATGATCTTCGCCCACGTGCCACCGCTCAATCGCTACATCGCCGCGTTCCGGTATGACCGCGATGGGGACGGCTCCTTCGAGTACCGCACCTATGAGGTCGACGCCGAGGCGCGCACCCTGCGCGAAGCCCCCGAGTGGGAGGCGGGCGCCTTCGGCGGCTGGCATGACCTGGTCAAGAACCGCTTCTTCTACCAGGCCACGCACGATGCCCTGGTCTATGTGCGCAAGGGCGAGGAGAACCTGCGTGTCTTCAGGCTCCCCTGAGCTGGTTGCTTTCACGCTCAGCGCGTGAGTGATGTGATTGGGAGCAAGAAGGCCCTGCCATTGCTGGCGGGGCCTTTTGTTTTCACAGGCACATGAAAAAAAGTCCTGGATCCGCGTAGTCCGTAGAGTGGGAAGGTCCAGTGAGAGCAGCCCTTTCCGCATGTATCGTCCTTGCAACAAATCATGAATATGCGGGATCAATTGAATCCCGCATGATAGGTTGCGCGCCCATGCGCACTTCCCTTCGGCTGTCTTCCCTCGTCCTTGCGTCGTCCTTCATCGTTGGTTGCCTCGGTCCCGAGGCGGAGCCGACGCCCGAGCCCGTCCAGGCCACCCAGGAGCAGGAGGCCACGGACCCCAACTTCCGCGTCTACAACATCGTCGAGGCCGTGCTGCCCGCCGGCAACTATGACGGCGTCGCGGGCAACGAGTGTGTCGCCCTCCTGAACCCCGAGCACCGTCTGCGCAAGGTCATCCTGGTGGCGCCCGCCGGCGCCAACGGCTCCTGCGCGCTGAGCGGGTACACGGTCGGCTCCGCCCTGAGCTTCACGTGGGGCGACACGTCCGTCTACCAGGGCGCCGGTGGCATCGCGGCCATCCGCACCGCGCTGTCCGACTCGAACGGCGCCGTGCACCGCGTCGTCGGCTCCATCACCAACGAGGCCGCGGCCCTGGCCAGCCTCAACGCGTTCCTCGCGCAGCCCACCGCGACGCAGGGCGCCCAGCTGGGCAACTTCACCGCCGTCCGGGTCCACTCCATCTATGACTTCGAGGGCCAGGAGCAGGTCAAGGCCGAGGCGGCCTACCAGTCCGTCCGCGTCACCCAGTCCTGCGAGCAGCCCGGCACCCCCGAGCTCGTGGCGCGCGTGAACAACGGCTTCGTCTACGGCTACTCCGCCAGCAACACGGGCAGCTGCCACAGCGGCTGGTTCACCGTGACGCACCGCTACAACCGCAACTGGCAGCTCGTCTACAGCTACTCCTACTCGGAGTGATTCACCGCGATGCTCGGGCGCTCTCCGGAGTGTTCGAGCGTCGTGAGGTGCCCTGGCATCCGTCGGGGCGATGATGTTCCGCCGGTGCCCGTCATCCTGGGCGGGCGCCGGTGTGATGCCGCACCCCTCCATCGTTGACTGCCATTGCGCCTCGTGAGGCGCCGGTCCCTTCCGCGTGGGCGCAGGTGTGTGCCTTTGGGGGTGACTGTCGTGCGGGTGGGCGTGGGTGCCACACCTGGGATTGCCGCCATCCCCCTACCCAGACGCCGCGCAAACAGACATCGTGTGGCCCGCAAAGTGCCACTTCGATGCGCCTCGAGCGTGCAGGACGGGTGACCCGATGGCCCAGGAGCCGCAGCAGAGCCTCGGACGTTATGAGCTCCTCGCCCAACTCGGCAGGGGAGGCATGGCGGAGACGTGGCGCGCGCGGCTGGTGGGCGCCGCCGGAGTCACCAAGCCGGTCCTCATCAAGAAGGTGCTCCCGGAGCACGCGAACGACGAGGCCTTCATCGCGATGTTCATCAGCGAGGCGCGCATCTCCGCCACGCTGTCCCACGGGAACATCGCGCAGGTCTTCGACTTCGGTCGGATGGATGGCCAGTACTTCCTGGCCATGGAGCTGGTGGATGGACAGCCGCTGCACCGCGTGTTGCGGCGCGCGGCGAAGACGGGCCTCGCGTCGATGCCCATCCCCCTGGCCACGTACATCGCCTTGGAGATGTGCCGGGGGCTGCATTACGCGCACTCGCGCACGGATGACCAGGGCGTGCCCCTGCACATCGTCCACCGCGACATCTCCCCCGACAACGTCCTCATCAGCTACGAGGGCCAGGTCAAGATCGTCGACTTCGGCATCGCCAAGGCGCGAATGCTGAGCAGCTTCCACACCGAGCCCGGCATCGTCCGAGGCAAGTACCTCTACTTCTCGCCCGAGCAGGCCCGGGGCCTGGCGGTGGACGCGCGCACGGATGTCTGGGCCACGGGCCTGGTGTTGTACGAGATGCTCTGCGGCCAGTCTCCGGTCTCCGGCACCGAGGCCCTGGTCATGTCGAAGCTGGCGCACGGCGAGTTCCCCTCGCCCAGGGAGGTGCGCAAGGATCTGCCGGCGGCGCTGAATGAGATTGTCATGCGGGCGCTGTCCGTGGATGCCTCGCTCCGCTACGAGTCCGCGAACGCCTTCGGCGACGCGCTGGCCGCGTTCCTCCATTCCTTCGCGCCCCGGTTCGGCACGACGAACCTGGCGTACCTCGTCCGCGAGCTCTTCCGGGAGGACCTGCTCCAGCAGGGGAGAGACCTCGCGGTGCCGGCCTCCTTCGTGGAGGAGCTGAGCGCCTGGCGCGGCACGCAGCACGCTCCGACGCGGGCGCTGTCGAAGCCCGTCCGCATCCCGACCGAGGCCGTGCCCACGGCGCGCATGCCCGGGAGGCTCAAGTCCGAGGCCCCCGCCACGCCTCCGGAGCCGGAGGCCCGGTCCTCGCGTGGGTGGCTTCTGGCCGCCTGTGGGCTCGTGGCCATGGTGTCGCTGGCCATCCTTCCCTGGGTGCTGGATGCGGGGCCTCCACCCGCGCCGCCTCCGCCGCCGGAGCCCGTGCTGCCGCAAGAGCCGTTGGGGGACGTCGGCTCCACGGACTCCCCCGGACAAGGGTTTGTGCCACAGACGCCGGAGCCCTCGGACCCGACCTCCGAGGTCGAAGGGGCCGCCGTGGACCCCCGGGAAGCGTCCATCGCGGAGTATCGCGAGCCGACCTCGCTGCGCCTGGACTCCCGCCGACATGTCTTCCGCGCGCCGGTGGACATGGTGGCCTTCTCCCCGCTGGACGAGTCCGTCACCTACTCCCTCTGGGAGCCGGCCTACTCGGCGGGGCTGGGGCAGCGCGCCGTCCTGGAGCCGGATGCGCACCTGGGCCAGCCCATCTTCTACTTGCTGGGTGGTGATGCCATCCCTGCCGCTCAACGGCAGGGAGTCGTCCCAGCGCGTCCCCTGGCGCTCCAGGGCATCCGGTCCATCTCCCTGTTCACGGTGGGCGAGCCCATCAAGGCGGACCTTCCGCAACAAGGGGTGTCGCTCAGGGATTCACGCGAGCGCGTCGAGCGGCGCTTCGTCTTCCATCCGGAGCCCATGCGTGTCTCCGCCCTCGACGGGTTCGAGCTCCGCGGTCTGGATTCCCGACAGACGTACACCGTGTCCCTGGCCCCCGTGGGGGAGGGCGTCTTCCTGAGAGGAAGGACGGGGGGAGCGTCGAACCACGCGGCTTGCGTCGGGTGGGCGCCGAGCAGCGTCACGCCGAAGTTGGACAGGTTCGGCAACACGCTCCGCACGCCGCCCGTGCGCTTCTTCTTGTCGGGGACCCGTGAGGTGGTGAAGGTCCGGGGTCTCCAGGTGATGCGCTGCGGCCTGCTCGATGATGACGTCTCCGACAACGAGGGCGAACTCGAGGTGCGAATCGCCTCGGCGGACGCGCGACGCGCCAGAGGCCCGAGCCCCGGGGCGTCGCCCCGCGACGAAGAGGCGGCGCGCCTGTACGCCCAGGCCCAGCGACTGTCCCGCGCGGGGAAGGACCATGATGCCTTCCTGCTCGCCGAGGACTGTCTCTCCAACGTCCCGGAGCAGGCCAGCTGTCTGCTCCTCTCCGGGGCCATGCAGGCACGACTGAACCGGATGGATGGTGCCCTCGAGCGTTACCGGACGTTCGTGAAGCGCTATCCCGCCCACCCCGAGACCGCCAGGGTGCGGCGGCTCATCGAGGAGTACGCCAGGACACGCTGAGTCCTTGAGGTCGCCCGCGGGGGTGTTCGCCGCGGGCGACGTTGATTCAGGGGGAACCCGGGTGGGCCTGACACACGCGCTTCGTGTCACGCCCGGAGAGATGTCTCAGAGGGGCTTGGCAATCTTGGACAGGAACGCATCCGGGGCGCCCTGCAGCGTGTTGCCCTGGTAGTTGCCGTCCACGTAGCCACCGACGTAGAGATCACCCGCGAAGTCCACGACGACGCCCATGCTGCGCACGTCCTTGGCCGCGTTGTTGAGCGTCGCGGGCTCCTGCTGGACGATCCACTGCAGGTTGCCGGTGTAGTCCAGCTTCGCCACGTAGTTGTGGACCATGCCTCCGCTGGTGTCCGTCACCTTCGTGATGTCCGCCACGCCACCGCCCGTCGTGTAGATGCCGGTCGCGTCGACATGGAGCCCCATGGCCCAGGAGCCGGAGCCCGAGTCGAGCTCCCACACCCACTGCTTCACACCCGCGGGGCTGTAGCGGGCCACGAACACGTCGATCTGCGGGATGACGTTGGGCACGCCATCCATGCCGCCACCCGAGTAGCCCGCGAGATACACGTTCCCGGTCGCGTCCACCTGCGAGGCGTAGAGGTAGGCCGCCGTACCGGGCGCGCCCGCCAGCCGGGTCCACTGCTTCACGCCGTCCGCGTCGTACTTGGTGACGAAGGCATCCTGGGGGCCCGTGAGGGTGTTTCCATCCAGGTTGCCGTCTGTCCAGCCGGACACGTAGACATTGCCGGAGGCATCCGCCGCCGCGCGTCGACCATGGGTCGTCTTGCCGGGAGTGCCCAGCTGACGCGTCCACAGCTTGGTGCCGTCCGCGGCGTACTTCACCACGAAGGCGTCATAGCTCCCGATGCGCGTGTTTCCATCCAGGCCACCATTCGTCAGACCCACCAGGAATGCATTGTCATTGGCATCCACCGCGACGCCGTAGGCCTCCGTCTGGGCACCCGCGACGCCAATCTGTCGCGTCCAGCCGTGGACGCCGGTGTATCGATAGCGCATCAGGAACGCCGTCGACCCTGAGATGGGCGGATTGCCGTCCAGGGAGCCCCCCGTCCAGCCCGCGACGTAGATCTCCTCGAACAGACGGTTTCGCGCCACGCCGTAGCCCAGCGTGGCGGTGCCGGGCGCGCCGATCTGCTTGTGAAACACCACATTGCCATTCCAGTCGCGCGCCGTGAGGAACGCGTCCATGACGCCCACCGCGGGCTGACCCGCCAGGCCCACGCTGGTCATGCCGGTGGAGTAGGTGCGGCCCGCCGAGTCTCCCGCCAGGTCATGGATGCGGCTGAAGCCTCCCGGTGCTCCGTGGGTCCGCGTCCACAGTGAGGGCGTGAGAGGGATGGGGTCGCAGTTGTAGAGCTCCAGCCGTGAGATGGAGACCACGACATTGCCCGTGCTGCGCACGTCATTGTCATCCGTCACGTTGATGCGATAAGCCCTGTACGCGCCGGGGTTGGCGACGGCGAACTCGCGTCGCTCGTGACCGGCCCAGCCCGTCTGGTTGGTCCGGGTGTCCAGGATGGTCCAGCCCAGGCCGTTGTAGGCCTCCAGCGTCCAGTTCTTCGGAGCGCGGGAGGTGATGGTGCCGTTGCCGTAGGTGACGGCGTATCGCTGCACGGGCCGGGTGGTGGTCGGAAACTCATAGGCCAGCCACGCGGGTGTCTGTCCTCGGGTCGATAGCCAGAAGCTCGCGGAGTTGTCGAACCCGAGCCATGGCTGATAGCTGGGGTCATACATGCTCGAGGCAGATGCGACGCCCGAGGGGACGTTGTTCCCCGACATCACGGGGATGAGGCTGGTGCAGGTCAGTCCCTGCTCCTGGGACGAAAGACTTCCGTCCGCCTTCTCCTCCTTCTCGTCCATTCCCTGGCAGCCGACCAGCGCCAGTGCGCCGGCAACAAAAATGCTCCGAATCGTTCGATGACTCATCACGGTGTCTCCTCTCGACTTCCGCGTGCCGGATGGCACACGTCTTCCGGGCGCGTTCTCTCGTCGTCCCGGTCAGGCTTGAATCCAGATTTATTCGGGCCTGAGTGACTCTGGGACATGTGAAGTCTGACGGACTCTTTGTGTCAGTGTGTTTCTGGCGCGCTGGAGTAGGCTCGGGCGCGAGCGAGGGAGTCCCCTCGTGTGAAGGGGGAACTCCATGCGTTTCGTCGTCCCGTTCGTGCTGCTCTCCGCGACTCCCGTTGTCGCATCCACGCCGGCCCCGGAGGTGTCGGGCGGGGAGTTCGTGGCGGTCATCTGGGGAGGAGGCAAGGACGCGGAGGCCGCGAAGGTGTCCCTGGCGAAGTGGGAGTCGGAGCGGGAGCTGGTCGCGAAGGCGCTGGTGCTGGCGGAGGGTTTCCCGAAGACGGTGTCGAGCGGCTCGGTGCCGGGGCTCAACCCAGGGTTCGAGGTCGTGTTGCTGGGGTTCTGTCGGAGTGACGAGTCCGTGGTGCAGCGCCGCTTGTTGAAGGCGTATCACCCGTTCGTCTACGAGCGGCCGGTGACGCAGGCGGTGTCCGCGTGTCCGAAGTGGAAGGAGACGGGGGCCGGGCGCGAGCTTCAGGACACGGCGATGTTGAAGGTGGGGTTCAGTGGCGTGACGCTGACGCGCATCGTGTCCGAGTTGAAGCCGCCGGTGTCGTTGGGCGATGGCCGCGTGGTGCTGTGGCTGGACGTGGTGGCGCGCGACGCGACGGGCAAGTACCTGGGCAAGGTGAGCATGGAGGACGAGCACTCCCCGACGGGCATGGGGATGCAGGGCTGCGACACGACGCTGGAGCCCTCGCGCAAGACGGCCTTCGTGGTGACCCGGCGCTGCACCTACCCGGTGGGGGCCGCGTGCAACTTCCTGCCGAGCGACACCACGCGCACCGTCGTGAAGTGGGACGGGCAGAGGCTGGTCGAGGAGGACAAGGTCATCGAGAAGCGGGAGGTGAACTACGACAAGGACTGCGCCGAGTAGCGGAGGGGCTCACGGCGACACGAGGCGATGACCGCTGTCATGGGGCTGATGACTCCCGTCATCAGGGGACGCGGGGGCGAGGGAAGGGCACAGTGGCCAACTGACTGAAATCAGGAGGGCGGCACGTCCATGTGACGTGACCTGGGCATGGCATGTCGGGTGCAATGGGG
The genomic region above belongs to Myxococcus guangdongensis and contains:
- a CDS encoding protease inhibitor I42 family protein; the protein is MAKPKSGAKKATPAGKTGAKPAAKKDKSARLDLIKNASKRVATSTTKVVKAVAETVTKGAKSAAKKAAAEVAPEKGKATEKVDKAEKTEKVAATKKSAAKPAPAAKSATAKAPAAPAAKAPAGKAAAGKAGAKASAPAVPAVEKPRPRATKLPPPGEPLTKREMEQLLTAGEGRGVTGEGSLKGRLVVLNEMPNLVVVGRDKRELTFLLQGPDQEVLPAYVNHKVSVSGLIRKTTNHGGVVDVRKYSAKKPEAEVVEAPPADTEPRLRYLSPGEVSMVTAAGMGAGIKGFAAVRGNLEMTGEEFVLVVSNGGTRQQVSFLIEGKAAVKGLRKFVGHTLQVMGVVDKTSGWGGRIGAENVEPRPSEARAVSRDEMELVHIEGEVPTSVDVKLNHGLTVRLPEQPGFTWAIEPTAAKRVGLREANFEPGPNGGPATREFFFTPRNPGTSEVEFFLAKALAPGLVDRSFKINVTVKP
- the rnr gene encoding ribonuclease R; translation: MSIPPDLLQQILSDADHPLGIKELLRLAGLHPGQQTELKRALRELVRQGAIVKEGKRFLRPGPRRDEAVRPPPAVHEQALPDAPPRFGKAHSNESRARFQGHGGRGQEGGGFQGRGPAPRGARDAGRQGGGRRDEWRERSGQRGRRERRFGEVLDTVEGILHVHQNGFGFVHPVSGEGENIFLPPGEAQRALDNDRVVVEVAGRPGRYEGRLVQVVDRRRELAVGVYTAHGRHALVLPTDTSLPGPIRVPFTQMAQEGDLVKVRLGVGANLLDPGRGLIGEVAGSLGKPGTPSSEVIGIAYSQGFSDEFPPEVMDEADRYAVTVSEDEARGEQRRDLRAMALVTIDGEDARDFDDAVYVEEQPGGWRLVVAIADVTHYVRERSALDTEALRRATSVYLPDRVLPMLPERLSNGICSLRPDEDRLCMVADMTFDTQGQRRSSTLYPAVMRSQARCTYNEVQDVLEGKDVPHRNAFKPHFERMMSLARALMKMRKARGAIDFDLPEHKVVVGKDGLPERMDKRERKDSHRLIEECMLAANEAVARFFQDEGLPTVYRFHGEPDEEKLAAFAALAQAYGFKLRFEDGVSSKELDAFISQLAGHPEQRALNQLLLRSMMQAVYTASKVGHYGLAAEHYLHFTSPIRRYPDLLVHRLLKAHWARQGRKPSEAVLEREEEKLEDMAMQCSDRERAAMQVEREVVSFYAALMMKDRIGEEFAATIAAITDFGFFVELDEVHVEGLVKAETLGLGSKLDKQTHALVYPNGRRVRVGQKLRVRLLSANPTARKIDFEALQFDGEAQLARREGGTSSHRRPERREQVAHGKHRTDRPGRWERDEKKQGSARGWAAREEPASPRGRFVREGRREEQPARGEEQPKQPWRDESANKPREGSAEHQGHGEKRRVFMRPEQQGVEARVEQPVEQVSPTVKEWEVPSAPEATGGSPHPGFDRLRALASQGQRGGGSGGAKGGRPHAPQKHGHGGKPASKDARFHNNRPPPKFEPPKPREETDAAFSPENWQPSVPAEPPAKPAVARESYVEPPARVTQEVVLTAEPVVTASAEAGSRTVAPPVSQVRPSDVMDAEVVGEAPAKKRSPRAKTKRESSTASTRKTASKPAATATKKSAKKPVVAKKPMAAKKAPKVKAAKAKTTTPKSKPAKAKATTLKSKPAKAKVVPAKARTARAPTKAVAKKGKKAASASKSRGTSKPRTKR
- a CDS encoding serine/threonine-protein kinase — translated: MAQEPQQSLGRYELLAQLGRGGMAETWRARLVGAAGVTKPVLIKKVLPEHANDEAFIAMFISEARISATLSHGNIAQVFDFGRMDGQYFLAMELVDGQPLHRVLRRAAKTGLASMPIPLATYIALEMCRGLHYAHSRTDDQGVPLHIVHRDISPDNVLISYEGQVKIVDFGIAKARMLSSFHTEPGIVRGKYLYFSPEQARGLAVDARTDVWATGLVLYEMLCGQSPVSGTEALVMSKLAHGEFPSPREVRKDLPAALNEIVMRALSVDASLRYESANAFGDALAAFLHSFAPRFGTTNLAYLVRELFREDLLQQGRDLAVPASFVEELSAWRGTQHAPTRALSKPVRIPTEAVPTARMPGRLKSEAPATPPEPEARSSRGWLLAACGLVAMVSLAILPWVLDAGPPPAPPPPPEPVLPQEPLGDVGSTDSPGQGFVPQTPEPSDPTSEVEGAAVDPREASIAEYREPTSLRLDSRRHVFRAPVDMVAFSPLDESVTYSLWEPAYSAGLGQRAVLEPDAHLGQPIFYLLGGDAIPAAQRQGVVPARPLALQGIRSISLFTVGEPIKADLPQQGVSLRDSRERVERRFVFHPEPMRVSALDGFELRGLDSRQTYTVSLAPVGEGVFLRGRTGGASNHAACVGWAPSSVTPKLDRFGNTLRTPPVRFFLSGTREVVKVRGLQVMRCGLLDDDVSDNEGELEVRIASADARRARGPSPGASPRDEEAARLYAQAQRLSRAGKDHDAFLLAEDCLSNVPEQASCLLLSGAMQARLNRMDGALERYRTFVKRYPAHPETARVRRLIEEYARTR